Proteins encoded in a region of the Ignavibacteria bacterium genome:
- the pyrF gene encoding orotidine-5'-phosphate decarboxylase has product MVSDSKLKNKSHLCVGIDILPELIPNSIKKKKKPLQYFVELVINSTSDFAGAYKFNLAFFEALGSAGYKILESTLKKCPNQIEKIGDAKRGDIDSTSKYYAKSIFEHFGFDSVTLNPLLGYDSMLPFFSYKGKTNYVLALTSNRGAGDFQKLKLENGKILSNHILKKVKSWNLIHQNLGIVFGATQKAEFHNLDQSIKKIKILIPGIGAQGGDLEFVLKHLKKNKLESFLINSSRGILYSGIADNMSKTINENARKLKQLIDNIYYD; this is encoded by the coding sequence TTGGTGTCAGATTCTAAATTGAAAAATAAATCGCACCTTTGTGTAGGCATCGATATTTTACCCGAACTAATCCCAAATTCAATTAAAAAGAAAAAGAAACCGCTGCAATATTTTGTTGAATTAGTAATTAATTCGACAAGTGACTTTGCCGGTGCTTATAAGTTTAATTTAGCTTTTTTTGAGGCATTAGGTTCAGCAGGCTATAAGATTTTAGAGAGTACATTAAAAAAGTGTCCAAATCAAATTGAAAAAATTGGAGACGCAAAACGTGGAGATATTGATTCAACATCCAAGTATTATGCAAAATCGATCTTTGAGCATTTTGGATTTGACTCAGTTACATTAAATCCGCTGCTTGGTTATGATTCCATGCTGCCATTTTTTTCTTATAAAGGTAAAACAAATTATGTTCTGGCATTAACTTCAAATCGTGGCGCTGGTGATTTTCAAAAACTTAAACTTGAAAATGGGAAAATTCTCTCCAATCATATTTTGAAAAAAGTCAAATCATGGAATTTGATCCATCAAAATCTAGGTATCGTATTTGGTGCTACGCAGAAAGCGGAGTTCCATAATTTAGACCAGTCGATCAAAAAAATAAAAATTCTGATTCCTGGAATTGGTGCTCAAGGTGGAGATTTAGAATTTGTTTTGAAACATTTGAAAAAAAATAAATTGGAGTCATTCCTGATTAATTCAAGCCGCGGGATTTTATATTCAGGTATAGCCGACAATATGTCCAAAACTATTAATGAGAATGCACGTAAGCTGAAACAGTTAATTGATAATATCTATTACGATTGA
- a CDS encoding PorV/PorQ family protein, translating into MKRSVNSSSSSKEFFMKKNFIIVISGLIIFFSNSVYSQIGTSLTKTGTTSAQFLKIGVGSRALGMGGAFTASATDVTSIYWNPGGLAYVNSREVIFNHVDWLLDVKFDHAAFGMQVGDIGTIGAFVSVLSMGDMLVRTIEKPEGTGELFSAGAMTIGLSYARSLTDDFSIGFNAKYIREYIWNESAIGFAVDIGTLYRILFLNETRLGASISNFGTKMKLQGRDILKLTTAGPGGGNVINTEHQLDAFDLPLLFRVGIAVDVVKTASSRLTSEINAIHPNDNTEYLNTGLEYSWNEMIFLRAGYKSLFEKDTEQGFTLGAGVDYRMYGLISLKVDYAYQDFGRLKNVHYFTLGVRF; encoded by the coding sequence ATGAAGCGATCAGTAAATTCATCATCTTCATCAAAGGAGTTTTTTATGAAAAAGAATTTTATAATCGTCATCTCAGGTCTTATTATTTTTTTCAGTAATTCCGTCTACTCACAAATCGGTACAAGCTTAACAAAAACCGGCACTACATCAGCACAGTTCTTAAAAATTGGTGTTGGTTCGCGTGCACTTGGTATGGGAGGTGCCTTTACTGCATCTGCAACTGACGTTACCTCGATTTACTGGAATCCTGGCGGCTTAGCGTATGTGAATTCGAGAGAAGTGATTTTCAACCATGTTGACTGGCTGCTTGATGTAAAATTTGATCATGCCGCATTTGGAATGCAGGTCGGTGATATAGGAACGATTGGCGCTTTTGTTTCAGTTCTCTCTATGGGTGATATGCTCGTACGAACAATCGAAAAGCCAGAAGGAACAGGGGAATTATTTTCTGCAGGTGCGATGACAATTGGACTCTCATATGCACGAAGTTTAACAGATGATTTTTCAATCGGTTTCAATGCTAAATATATCCGTGAATACATTTGGAACGAATCTGCAATCGGATTTGCCGTCGACATCGGAACTCTTTATCGAATTCTGTTTTTAAATGAAACTCGACTCGGTGCAAGTATTTCAAACTTTGGGACTAAAATGAAATTGCAAGGGCGAGATATATTGAAATTGACTACTGCCGGACCAGGTGGGGGAAATGTAATTAACACTGAGCATCAATTAGATGCATTCGATCTTCCCTTGCTATTCAGAGTTGGAATTGCCGTAGATGTTGTCAAGACAGCATCATCACGATTGACAAGCGAAATAAACGCTATTCATCCGAATGACAATACAGAATATTTAAATACGGGGCTTGAATATTCGTGGAACGAAATGATATTTCTGCGTGCAGGTTATAAATCTTTATTTGAAAAGGATACAGAACAAGGTTTCACTCTTGGTGCCGGCGTCGATTATAGAATGTACGGCCTAATATCGTTAAAGGTAGATTATGCATATCAAGATTTTGGACGCTTGAAAAATGTACATTATTTCACATTGGGTGTGAGGTTTTAA